From Micromonospora echinaurantiaca:
CCGAGGACCTGCCGGCGCTGCTGGCGGCCGCCCGGGACGCGGACGTGGTGATCGGGTCGCGGTGGACCCGTGGGGGGCGGGTGGTGAACTGGCCGCTGCGGCGGCTGCTGCTGTCGCGCTGCGGCAACCTGTACGCGCGGCTGGCGTTGGGCATGCCGGTCTCCGACGCCACCGGCGGCTACCGGGTGTACCGGCTCGACGCGCTGCGCCGGCTGGACCTGGCGTCGGTCTGCTCGCAGGGGTACTCGTTCCAGGTGGAGTTGTCCCGGCTGGCGCACCGGGCCGGGGCGCGGATCGTCGAGGTGCCGATCACCTTCGCCGAGCGGGAGCGCGGCAGCAGCAAGATGAGCCCGTTGATCGTGGCCGAGGCGCTGTGGCGGATCACCGGCTGGGCGGTGCAGGACCGCCGGCTGGCGGTGCGGCGTGGCCTGTACGGCACCCCGACCGGTCAGGTGCGGTGGCCCTGAGCGTGGCCGTGTCATGCTGGACGGGCGGGTCGTGCGGACGGGATGGGGTGACATGCGCCGGGGACTGAGGTTCGTACCGTTGGCCCTGCTGCTGGCGGTGGTGCTGGAGCTGGCGGTTTTCGTGCTGCTCGGGCGGGCCGTCGGGTTCGGCACCGCGGTGCTGGCGGTGTTCGCGGTGTCGCTGGTGGGGCTGGTGTTGTTGCGCCGGGAGGGGATGCGGGCGTGGCGGGGGTTCCGGGCCTCCGCGCAGGCCGGGCAGCCTCCGGGTCGGCAGGTCACCGACGGGCTGGTGGGGCTGGGCGGCGCCCTGCTGCTGGCCACCCCGGGCCTGGTCAGCGGGGTGGTCGGGCTGCTGCTGCTGGCGCCGCCGGTGCGGCGGCTGGCCCGCGCCGGGGTGCAACGTGCCGCCGAGCGCCGAGTGTCGTCGATGGTCGCCGGTGACCTGTTCGGGCCCCGCCGGGTGCGGGTGCGCCGGGGCGCGCCGCAGCCGCAGCCGCGGCCGGCGGAGCAGCCGACGGTGGTCGACGGCGGCCGCGCCATCGAGGGAGAGATCGTCGAACCGGGCCGCTGAACCCGGCCCCGGTACAGAAACGACGGCGCCCCGGGAGGGTTCTCCCGGGGCGCCGTGGTGTCGGTGCGGGTCAGGCGCGGCCGCGGCGGGTGCGGACCTCCTGCAGCCGCTCGGCGAGGATGTCCTCCAGCTCGGCGATGGAGCGCCGCTCCAGCAGCATGTCCCAGTGGGTACGCGGCGGCTTGGCCTTCTTCTGCTCCGGCTCGCTGCCGTCGACCAGCCGGGCGACGCTGCCGTCGAACTTGCACTCCCAGGTCGTGGGGACCTCGGCGTCGACGGCGAACGGCACCTCGAACTGGTGGCCCTTGGCGCAGAGGTACTCGCGGGTCTGCCGCGGCGCGAGCTCCGTGTTGCGGTCGGACTCGTAGCTGACCGCGCCCAGCCGGCTACCGCGCAGCATACGCTCGCCCATGATCGACTTCCCCTCGTTCGTGGTGCTGTCTTCAGGTGTAACGGTCCGTCTCCGCCGGGCCATTCCCGCCCCGGGCGCTGCCGCTGCTCGGGTCGAGCCTGAACAAGGGTAGCCGGCCATGACAGCCGCCCGGCGGGGTCGTCCCCGGCCGGGTGGAAACGGTGGAGTGTTTTCGCTGCCAACGGGGATGTTAGCCGCCCGAACAGAGCGGAGGGTGCGATGGCTGGTGACGCGCCGGTGGCGAACCGACCGCCCGCCGGGCGGACCTTCTTCGGCCATCCGCGGGCCCTGGCCACGCTCTTCCTCACCGAGATGTGGGAGCGGTTCAGCTTCTACGGCATGCGGGCGATCCTGGTGCTGTATCTCACCGCGGAGCTGGCCGACGACGGGCTCGGCCTGGCCGAGTCCACCGCCAACGCCGTGTACGGCACGTACAACGCGATGGTCTACCTGATGGCGCTGCCCGGCGGCTGGGTCGCCGACCGGCTGATCGGGGCGCGGCGCAGCGTGCTCTGGGGCGGGGTGGTCATCGCGGCCGGCCACTACGTGATGGCGGTGCCGGCGCGGTGGAGCGTGTTCGCCGGGATGACGCTGATCGTGTTCGGCACCGGGCTGCTCAAACCCAACATCTCCACCATGGTCGGCGACCTGTACGACCGGGACTCCCCGCGCCGCGACGCCGGCTTCTCGATCTTCTACATGGGCATCAACCTCGGTGCGTTCATCGCGCCGCTGATCACCGGCTTCCTCGGTGAGAAGATCAACTGGCATCTGGGTTTCGGGGCGGCGGCCGTCGGCATGACCTTCGGCGTGCTGCAGTACGTGCTGGGCGGGCGCAACCTCGGCGAGGCCGGCGCCCGGCCGGCCGACCCGCTGCTCGGCGCGGACCGCCGCCGGGCGTTGACCCGGGTCGGGCTCGCCGCCGCCGCAGTGCTGGTCGTGGTGGTCGTCCTGGCCGTGGCCGGGCTGTTCACCGTCGACACCGTGGTCAACCTGCTCGCCGCGGTCACCGTGCTGGTCACCATCGGCTACTTCGCCCGGATCATGCTCGACCGGGAGCTCAGCGTCGCCGAACGCAGCCGGATGAAGGCGTACGTGTGGCTGTTCGTCTTCGCCGCGGCGTTCTGGCTGATCTACGACCAAGCCGGGTCGGTGCTGAACCTCTTCGCCGCCGAGCGCACCGACCGGAACGTGGCCGGGTTCACCTTCCCCGCGTCCTGGCTGCAGTCGGTCAACCCGATCCTGATCATCATCGGGGCGCCGCTGTTCGCGCTGCTCTGGCTGCGGCTGGGGCACCGGGTCTCCACCCCGGTGAAGTTCGCCGTCGGCCTGGTGCTCAACGGCCTGTCGTTCGTGCTGATGGCCGCCGCCGCGCGGGCCGCCGTCGGTGGCGACCTGGTCTCACCGTGGTGGCTGGTCGCGGTGTACGCCATCCAGGTCGCCGGTGAGCTGTCGCTGAGCCCGGTCGGGCTGTCCGCCACCACCAAACTGGCGCCGGTGAAGTACGCCAGCCAGATGATGGGGTTGTGGTTCCTGGCCACCGCCGTCGGCGACGCGATCGGCGGGCAGGTGGCCCGGCTCGCCGACACCTGGTCCGAGCCGGTGTACTTCCTGACCTTCGGGCTGGCGTCGGTGGCGCTCGGCCTGGGCGCGGTGATGTTCGCCCGGCAGATCCGCGACCTGATGGCCGGCATCCACTGAACCGGCGACCGGGACCGGGACGTGGCAGGGTGCGGCGAGCGTTTCGGCCGACGCCGCTCCGGCGTGCTGCCCCGCCGACCGGCCCGGACGCCCAGCCGGGCCCGCCGTGCTGCCGGCCCGGCGGGCGGGCCGGCCGGCCGCCCGGGGGTCAGGGCGTCGGGGGCAGCGGCAGCGGCAGCCCGGGCAACCCGTCGATGCTGCGGGCGACGTGGTCCTTCTTGGCGAAGTAGTCGCTCAGCGAGGCGTCGTCCTCGCGGGCGAAGCGGCGGGCGTGCAGGTCCCGGTCGGCGTCGTAGGACATGAACGGCACCGCGTAGCCGCAGGTGTCCCGGATCAGTTCGGCGCGCACCACGATGATCGCCCGCAGCCCGTGCACGCTGGTGTCGATGTCCGGGAAGTGCGCCGCCAGGTCCCGCCAGCGCGGGTCGTCGCGGAACACCGGCTCACCGCGCCCGTGCACCCGGACGATGTTCGGCGGGCCCTGGAAGGCGCACCACATCAGCGTGATCCGGCCGTTCTCCCGCAGGTGCGCGATGGTCTCGGCGTTGGAACCGGCGAAGTCCAGATAGGCCACCGTGTGCGCGTCGAGGACCGCCCAGGAGCCGCGCAGCCCCTTCGGCGACAGGTTGATGGTGCCGTCACCGGCCAGCGGCGCCGTCGCGGTGAAGAACAGCGGCTGCTCCTCGATGAAGGTCCGCAGCCGGCCGTCGATGCGTTCGTACGTCTTTCCCACCCCGGCATCATCTCCCGCCGTCGCACCCGGTCGGCCGCCCGCCCGGCGCCGTCCCACCCGCTGGCCGCGCCGCGGACCGCTCCGTCGACCGGTCAGCCGGTCAGCCCAGCCGGGCCGGGCGCGGATCGCACCAGCCGGTCAGGTGGGCGTCCCGCCCGGCCGCCGCGTCCAGGATCCGCCGCGCCCACACCGCGGCCATCGGCAGGTAGTCGAACGCGTAACCGGGACCGGTGCGGTCCATCAGGTCGACGAACTTGACCAGCTCCACCAGCGCGGCGACCGGCTTGGCGACCCGCCACGCCTCCCGCAGCTCACCGAGGGAGGCCAGCTGCCGCCAACCGTCCAGATAGGCGTCGACCTGCCGGCGCGCCTCCGGCTCGGCCACCTGGTGCAACCAGCCGGCCAGGTCGAACAACGGGTGCGCGATCCGGGCGAAGCTCCAGTCGAACAGCAGCGGGCCGTCCGGGCGGTCCGCCGCGTTGTCCGGGTGCAGGTCGCCGTGGGTCAGACTCGGCGGCAGGTCGAGGTCGTCGAGTTCGGCGCAGCGGTCCTGCAACCACATCGCCACCCCGGTCAGCCCGACCGGGCCGGTGCCCGCGCGGTCCCACACCTCGGCGCGGCGGGTCAGCGCCGGCACCCGGTCGGCCAGGTCGTCCAGGGTCAGCACCGGGCAGCCGGCCGCCTCCAGCGGCCCGGTCCGCCCCACCGTGGCGGCCTGGACGCGGGCCAGCAGGCGCAGGGCGGCCGCGCCGTCGCGGGCCGGCGGTTGGGCGCCGAAGTCGGCGCTGAGCCACCAGCCGTGCTCGGCCGAGTGGGCCAGCACCTGCGGCACCGCCCGCGGCCAGCTCCGGGCGAGTTCGGCGATCACCCGGGGTTCGGCCACCAGGTGCGGCAGGGCCGCCTTGAGGAACACCGCCCCGTCGGTGGTCGGGGCGCGCAGCACCGTCGACGTCGTCCAGTGCCGGATCTGGCTGACCGGGCCGGTGCGGCGGGCGCCCCGCCCGGCCAGCACCCCGTCCAACCAGCCGGTGGCAGCGGCGAACCAGCCGGGCCGGTACCAGGCCGGGCGGCCCGCCGGCGCGGACCGGTCCAGCCAGTGCCGCACCGACGCCGCGCCGAACGCGGTCGCGTCGTGCCAGCCGTAGCCGGCGGTCGGCTCGCCGTCGACCGGCTCAGCCACGAACAGGGTGGTGTCCAGCGGTTCGAGCAGCGCCACCCGCAGCCCCGTCTCGGCGGCGACGGCGCCGGGCAGCTGGCTGCTCGGCGGCGGCCACGACGCGGTCAGTCGCAACCGGGGCAGGACCAGCGCGCCGTCCCGCCGGCGGCCCAGCACCCGGCGCGGCCCGGCCGTGACGATCACGTCGATGTCGACCGCCGTGGCGGGGGCGCTCACGCCGGCGCTCCGCTGCGTTCCGTGCCGCCATGAGGCACCACCGCGCTGCGTTGCCGGTTCGCTCGCTGACGCTCGCTCATGTGGCGCTCCCGGCCCGGGGTCGCGACGGGACCACCGGCTGGACGCCGGCCGGCTCCCGCCGGTGGCGCAGCGACTCCACGCCGACCAGGTCGTCGGCGACCGCGTCCGGGGCGTCGGTGTCGAACCGGGCGATCGCCCGGATCCGCGCGGCGGCGGCCACCAACACTGCGATGACCAGGCCGCAGAGCAGGAAGACGAACGCGATGCCGCGCCCCTCGCCGACCCCGATCAGCCGCCCGACGCTGCCGGCGAGCCGCCCGTCCGGCATCAGCATCGGCTCGAACAGCGCGGTCGCGGCGGGCGCCACCACCGCGAAGCCCAACGGCAGGGTGGACCAGGAGATCATCTGGTTCAGGGCGGCGGCCCGGCCGTGGTAGCGCTGTGGGATCTTCACCTGCACGATCGCCCGGTAGATGCCGGTGGTCAGGGTCAGTCCGGCGGTCAGCCCGAACGTGCCGGCCGCGACCAGCAGCGGATCCGGACGCAGCGCGATCACCACGCAGGCCACCGCCATGGCCAGGATGGACAACAGCACCCCGCGCATCGGCCGGCGGGCGGGACCGCCCCACAGGGCGACGGTCAGCCCGGCCACCGTCGCGCCCAGCCCGGAGACGAACGACACCTGGGCCGCGTCGGTGAGCGTGCCGAAGGACAGCACCAGCGGGCTGACCAGGATCAGCGGCGGCGCCAGGAAGATGTTGAGCACCAGGAAGAACAGCAGCATCGCCCGGAAGTGCCGGTGCCCCCACGAGTAGCGGAAGCCGTTGGCGATCTCGGCGGTCAACGTCTCCCGCCGGTGCCAGCCCATCCGTGCCGGCCAGCGGACCAGCGCCACGACCAGCACCGCCGCCGCGTAGCTGACGATGTCGATCACCAGGATGCCGTCCAGACCGACGGTGGCCAGCAGGCCGGCGGCGAACAGCGGCACGAACAGCGTCCCGACGCCGTTGACCATCTCCACCACGCCGATGGCGTGCCGCAGGTACCGCTTGGGCACCAGTTGCGGCACCGACGCCACGTACGCCAGGCGCTGGAACGCGGTGGCCACCGACAACCCGACCAGCAGCGCGTAGATGTGCCAGATCTGCAGGGTGTCGGTCCACAGCAGCACGCCGAGCGCGATCTGCACCGCCCAGGCGGCGACGTCCCCGGCGAGCAGCACGGCCCGCCGGCTGGACCGGTCCACCACCGCGCCGGCCAGCGGGGCGACCACCAGGCCGGGCACCAGCGCCAGCGTCACGAACAGCGCCAGCTGGGCCACCGACCCGGTGGTCAGGTAGATCCAGATCGGGATGGCCCACTGGGTGAACGCCGACCCGATCAGCGACACCAGTTGGCCGGCGGCCACGCCGAGGAACCGGCCCATGCTCGGCTCGGCCGGGCGGCGGCTCGGGCCCGCGTCCGCCGGCGGGCCGTCGTCACCGGGCCCGCCCGGCCCGGCCGTGCCGCGGCGGTGCACGCCGTGCAGCCACCAGTCGCTGTCCGCGCCGCGGGCCGGCCGGGTCAGCTGCGCGCCGTCGTCGGCGTCCAGCACCAGGTGGGTACGGGTGACGATCTCGGCCAGTTCGGTGGCCCGGTAGCGGTTGAAGTAGTGCCCGCCCTCGTCGAGGACGACCAGCGCGCAGGTGTCGGAGAGGAAGTCCCATTCGCGGAACCGTTCGGCGTAGTAGTCGGTGGCCGGGTCCTGCTCGCCGACCACCGAGATGACCGGCGCGTCGATCCGGTCGATCCGGCTGTCCAGCAGGCCGCTGTAGTAGTCCTCGGCGCTGCGGGTGTCGTGGCGCATGTTGCGGATCACCCGG
This genomic window contains:
- a CDS encoding polyprenol monophosphomannose synthase — its product is MGEATDVRRSGPGAPGLGRVLVVIPTFNEAENVTRIVARVRRVAPEVEVLVADDNSPDGTGAIAAALAGADPRVHVLHRDGKRGLGAAYLAGFDWARRRGFDAVVEMDADGSHAPEDLPALLAAARDADVVIGSRWTRGGRVVNWPLRRLLLSRCGNLYARLALGMPVSDATGGYRVYRLDALRRLDLASVCSQGYSFQVELSRLAHRAGARIVEVPITFAERERGSSKMSPLIVAEALWRITGWAVQDRRLAVRRGLYGTPTGQVRWP
- a CDS encoding FxsA family protein, with translation MRRGLRFVPLALLLAVVLELAVFVLLGRAVGFGTAVLAVFAVSLVGLVLLRREGMRAWRGFRASAQAGQPPGRQVTDGLVGLGGALLLATPGLVSGVVGLLLLAPPVRRLARAGVQRAAERRVSSMVAGDLFGPRRVRVRRGAPQPQPRPAEQPTVVDGGRAIEGEIVEPGR
- a CDS encoding RNA polymerase-binding protein RbpA, with the protein product MGERMLRGSRLGAVSYESDRNTELAPRQTREYLCAKGHQFEVPFAVDAEVPTTWECKFDGSVARLVDGSEPEQKKAKPPRTHWDMLLERRSIAELEDILAERLQEVRTRRGRA
- a CDS encoding peptide MFS transporter, whose protein sequence is MAGDAPVANRPPAGRTFFGHPRALATLFLTEMWERFSFYGMRAILVLYLTAELADDGLGLAESTANAVYGTYNAMVYLMALPGGWVADRLIGARRSVLWGGVVIAAGHYVMAVPARWSVFAGMTLIVFGTGLLKPNISTMVGDLYDRDSPRRDAGFSIFYMGINLGAFIAPLITGFLGEKINWHLGFGAAAVGMTFGVLQYVLGGRNLGEAGARPADPLLGADRRRALTRVGLAAAAVLVVVVVLAVAGLFTVDTVVNLLAAVTVLVTIGYFARIMLDRELSVAERSRMKAYVWLFVFAAAFWLIYDQAGSVLNLFAAERTDRNVAGFTFPASWLQSVNPILIIIGAPLFALLWLRLGHRVSTPVKFAVGLVLNGLSFVLMAAAARAAVGGDLVSPWWLVAVYAIQVAGELSLSPVGLSATTKLAPVKYASQMMGLWFLATAVGDAIGGQVARLADTWSEPVYFLTFGLASVALGLGAVMFARQIRDLMAGIH
- a CDS encoding pyridoxamine 5'-phosphate oxidase family protein, which translates into the protein MGKTYERIDGRLRTFIEEQPLFFTATAPLAGDGTINLSPKGLRGSWAVLDAHTVAYLDFAGSNAETIAHLRENGRITLMWCAFQGPPNIVRVHGRGEPVFRDDPRWRDLAAHFPDIDTSVHGLRAIIVVRAELIRDTCGYAVPFMSYDADRDLHARRFAREDDASLSDYFAKKDHVARSIDGLPGLPLPLPPTP
- a CDS encoding aminoglycoside phosphotransferase family protein; translation: MSAPATAVDIDVIVTAGPRRVLGRRRDGALVLPRLRLTASWPPPSSQLPGAVAAETGLRVALLEPLDTTLFVAEPVDGEPTAGYGWHDATAFGAASVRHWLDRSAPAGRPAWYRPGWFAAATGWLDGVLAGRGARRTGPVSQIRHWTTSTVLRAPTTDGAVFLKAALPHLVAEPRVIAELARSWPRAVPQVLAHSAEHGWWLSADFGAQPPARDGAAALRLLARVQAATVGRTGPLEAAGCPVLTLDDLADRVPALTRRAEVWDRAGTGPVGLTGVAMWLQDRCAELDDLDLPPSLTHGDLHPDNAADRPDGPLLFDWSFARIAHPLFDLAGWLHQVAEPEARRQVDAYLDGWRQLASLGELREAWRVAKPVAALVELVKFVDLMDRTGPGYAFDYLPMAAVWARRILDAAAGRDAHLTGWCDPRPARLG